Proteins encoded in a region of the Clostridia bacterium genome:
- a CDS encoding iron ABC transporter permease, translated as MGLIMTVLSILAVISLLFGVGLGPVTVAPEKVAKILLSRLPGLGELIPRSWEQLDQNIVLGLRLPRVCLGFVVGASLAVTGVTMQALVRNPLADPFILGVSSGAAAFATLGMLFGVFSFLGTYSLAISAFIGSAVTIILVYTISRVRGRINITQLLLSGVVISMIMDSFTRIITLSAPNALGLHNATFWMSGSLAGARWAYLKLPLAVLLICTAVLMINFRGLNLLLLGDESAGALGVNVPRLQKLLVLVASLMAGVTVSVSGSIGFVGLMVPHFTRLLVGGDHRRVLPVAALLGGILVIWVDVAARMLLAPEELPVGILTAIIGGPLFIWLLKRKTQERK; from the coding sequence ATTAAGTATTCTAGCCGTTATTTCGCTGTTGTTTGGCGTGGGCTTAGGTCCTGTGACCGTGGCGCCTGAAAAGGTGGCAAAAATACTGTTGAGCCGCCTGCCGGGATTGGGGGAGTTAATACCGCGCTCTTGGGAACAGCTTGATCAAAATATTGTCCTCGGTCTCCGTCTCCCCAGGGTGTGCCTCGGTTTCGTCGTGGGTGCCTCCCTCGCCGTCACCGGGGTGACCATGCAGGCCCTGGTGAGAAATCCCCTGGCAGATCCCTTTATTCTGGGGGTATCCTCGGGTGCCGCCGCTTTTGCCACGTTGGGGATGCTCTTTGGCGTGTTTTCATTCCTCGGTACATACTCGCTGGCCATCAGTGCTTTTATTGGTTCTGCCGTGACCATTATCCTGGTTTATACTATCTCACGTGTGCGGGGGCGCATTAACATCACCCAGCTCTTGCTTTCCGGCGTGGTGATCTCCATGATCATGGATAGTTTCACGCGGATTATTACGCTGAGTGCCCCCAATGCCCTGGGACTGCATAACGCCACCTTTTGGATGTCCGGCAGCCTGGCCGGAGCGAGATGGGCCTACCTGAAGCTGCCCCTGGCCGTGCTGCTTATTTGCACCGCGGTACTCATGATCAATTTCCGCGGCCTCAATCTCCTGCTGCTGGGGGACGAGAGTGCGGGTGCCCTGGGCGTGAATGTACCCCGGCTGCAAAAGCTGCTGGTCCTAGTCGCCTCCCTCATGGCCGGCGTAACGGTTTCCGTCAGCGGTTCCATCGGTTTCGTCGGTCTCATGGTTCCCCATTTCACCCGCCTCCTGGTCGGTGGTGACCACCGGAGGGTTTTACCGGTGGCGGCTCTGTTGGGGGGGATACTGGTTATCTGGGTCGATGTGGCTGCCCGGATGCTTTTAGCCCCGGAGGAATTACCGGTCGGTATTTTAACGGCGATTATCGGAGGACCGTTGTTTATCTGGCTGCTCAAGCGCAAGACCCAGGAACGGAAATAG
- a CDS encoding ABC transporter substrate-binding protein: MKKILMPAMLLVLLLALLLAGCGKPAGPGTPETPSQADAPAASGYPMTFDNYGREVVVAAKPQKVLTLGPNCTELFIALGLTDHIVGHSLRNHSRGPLPEYAEDYARIPELTYGSATREAVISSGADFIYGIDWEFGGDGLDIDELAGYGITTYMNAATTLEQQYQEILDIGKIFGIEDQAEAFVADQKARIKAVQEKISGAAAPKVLVYDSGNNGVFTCSGINFESLLISLAGGKNLFDDITDKAWVTVSYEEVLAREPDVIVIHDYDAPSVEEKIAEIKSNETLAQLDCVKNERFVIIELESVLPGNRMAYTVERLAQGFYPELFQ; this comes from the coding sequence ATGAAGAAGATATTGATGCCGGCCATGCTGCTGGTTTTGTTGCTCGCTTTACTCTTGGCGGGATGCGGAAAACCCGCCGGCCCAGGGACTCCGGAGACCCCCTCCCAGGCGGATGCCCCCGCCGCTTCCGGATACCCAATGACCTTCGATAATTACGGCCGGGAAGTCGTGGTAGCCGCAAAACCGCAAAAAGTCTTAACCCTGGGTCCCAATTGCACCGAGCTTTTTATTGCCCTGGGACTCACGGATCATATTGTTGGCCACAGCCTGAGAAATCACAGCCGCGGCCCGCTGCCGGAATATGCGGAGGATTATGCTCGCATCCCTGAGCTCACTTATGGCTCTGCCACCCGAGAGGCCGTTATTTCCAGCGGCGCGGATTTCATTTACGGTATCGATTGGGAGTTTGGCGGAGACGGGCTGGATATTGACGAACTGGCCGGATACGGTATTACCACCTATATGAATGCAGCCACCACCCTGGAGCAGCAGTACCAGGAAATTTTGGATATTGGGAAGATTTTCGGCATTGAGGATCAGGCGGAGGCCTTTGTGGCAGACCAAAAAGCCCGCATTAAAGCCGTTCAGGAAAAGATTAGCGGTGCTGCAGCGCCCAAGGTGCTGGTGTATGACAGCGGTAATAACGGTGTGTTCACCTGCAGCGGGATCAACTTTGAATCCCTGCTCATCAGCCTGGCCGGGGGGAAAAACTTGTTTGATGATATTACCGACAAGGCCTGGGTTACCGTCAGTTACGAGGAGGTACTGGCCCGCGAACCGGATGTGATCGTCATCCACGACTATGACGCCCCTTCGGTGGAAGAGAAGATAGCGGAAATCAAGTCGAATGAGACTCTGGCCCAGCTGGACTGTGTCAAGAATGAACGCTTTGTCATCATCGAACTGGAAAGCGTGCTGCCCGGCAACCGGATGGCGTATACCGTGGAAAGGCTGGCGCAAGGGTTTTACCCGGAGCTGTTTCAATAA
- a CDS encoding ABC transporter ATP-binding protein, with the protein MGVYWRLLRYLTEIKREIAIKVFLCLVLSATYIGQAIVMAMAVTAVWAGGGFKDIVWLLAIALAAIVVRGVVSLALESYSKVMGAKIKGKLRLLVLDKIMDLGPGYLSAKRSGKISALALDGIESLEPFLVNYVPQVITVALSGLVVGAFLCRIDAVSGLIVIASMMLCVVVPYLTVPLINRHIVNYWSAYSVLTAQYVDAVQGITTLKTLNAAQEKGMELKKDATRFYEQSIRNTGISLLNSGLMLVLTSVVASVTVVVAALRADLGIMPVTGITAFLFLAAECARPMLELNQQWHASFLGLSVAKELFEFIDTEPDVKEKDHCDTGSLDRGLPSIELRGVSFSYREGAEALKNVSFSVSPGSTVAIVGRSGSGKTTVLNLLLRFYDPTSGEILLNGVDIRDYSLAYLRSKIAVVFQDSFLFTGTIADNIRMARPDASEEEIIAAAKAAHAHDFIMSTPDGYRTVVGERGMTLSGGERQRISIARAVLKDAPILILDEATSSVDAESERLIQSALNTLTKDRTTIIIAHRLSTIQHADRILVLDEGRLVEEGKHEDLLNRGGIYAALIAAQREATE; encoded by the coding sequence ATGGGTGTCTACTGGAGATTGCTCCGCTATCTTACGGAGATAAAACGGGAAATTGCGATCAAGGTGTTTCTATGCCTGGTGCTCAGTGCCACATATATCGGGCAAGCTATTGTGATGGCCATGGCTGTAACGGCGGTATGGGCAGGCGGTGGGTTTAAAGATATAGTATGGCTGCTGGCAATCGCTCTGGCAGCGATTGTAGTGCGAGGAGTAGTCTCTCTAGCGTTGGAGAGTTACAGCAAGGTGATGGGAGCCAAGATCAAAGGAAAACTCCGGCTGCTGGTATTGGACAAGATCATGGATTTAGGCCCCGGGTATTTAAGCGCCAAGCGGAGCGGCAAGATCAGCGCCCTGGCCTTGGATGGGATTGAATCCCTGGAACCCTTTCTGGTGAACTATGTGCCGCAGGTGATAACGGTGGCTCTTTCCGGCCTGGTGGTGGGTGCCTTCCTGTGCCGGATTGATGCTGTGTCGGGGTTAATCGTTATCGCCTCCATGATGTTATGCGTGGTGGTGCCTTATCTTACCGTTCCTTTAATCAATCGCCATATCGTCAATTACTGGAGTGCTTATTCGGTCTTGACGGCCCAGTATGTGGACGCCGTGCAAGGGATTACAACTTTAAAAACTCTAAATGCGGCCCAAGAAAAAGGGATGGAACTCAAAAAAGATGCCACGAGGTTTTATGAACAGTCCATACGCAATACAGGCATATCCCTGCTGAATTCCGGTTTGATGCTGGTGCTTACGTCCGTGGTGGCCAGCGTCACCGTAGTGGTGGCAGCTTTGCGGGCCGACCTGGGCATCATGCCGGTTACGGGCATCACCGCCTTCCTGTTCCTGGCGGCGGAGTGTGCCCGGCCGATGCTGGAACTGAACCAACAGTGGCATGCCAGCTTTCTCGGTTTGTCGGTGGCAAAGGAACTGTTTGAGTTCATTGATACGGAGCCGGATGTGAAGGAGAAGGACCACTGTGATACCGGTTCCTTGGACCGGGGCCTGCCTTCTATCGAGCTGCGGGGGGTTAGTTTTTCCTACCGGGAAGGAGCGGAAGCTTTAAAGAATGTATCCTTTTCCGTTAGTCCCGGTTCCACGGTGGCGATTGTGGGACGTTCCGGGTCCGGAAAAACCACGGTGCTCAACCTGTTACTGCGGTTCTACGATCCGACTTCCGGGGAGATCTTGTTAAATGGGGTGGATATTAGGGATTATTCCCTTGCATATCTCCGGAGCAAGATAGCCGTGGTCTTTCAGGACAGTTTTTTGTTTACCGGTACTATTGCGGACAATATCCGCATGGCCAGACCGGACGCCTCCGAGGAGGAGATTATCGCCGCGGCGAAAGCGGCCCATGCCCACGATTTTATCATGTCAACCCCTGACGGGTATAGGACGGTGGTGGGGGAACGGGGTATGACTCTTTCCGGCGGCGAGCGGCAGCGCATCTCGATTGCCCGGGCTGTGTTGAAAGACGCCCCGATCTTGATTTTGGACGAGGCCACCTCCAGTGTTGACGCGGAAAGCGAAAGGCTTATCCAGTCGGCTCTGAACACACTTACTAAAGACCGTACCACCATCATCATCGCCCACCGGCTTTCCACGATCCAACATGCGGACCGGATCTTGGTCCTGGATGAGGGCCGGTTGGTGGAAGAAGGAAAGCATGAGGATTTATTAAACAGGGGCGGCATCTATGCGGCCCTGATTGCGGCGCAGCGGGAGGCGACGGAATGA
- a CDS encoding ABC transporter ATP-binding protein: MRLQIENLTFSYGENDVVSDVSLHVNRGEFVGLIGPNGSGKSTILKNIYKALVPDGGRVTLDGENLLTMSHRETALKLGVLGQENEVPFDFLVEEVVAMGRSPHKKLFEFDNARDKQVVRRALAYLGMEKMAKRNYMHLSGGEKQRVILARVIAQESDFLILDEPTNHLDISCQLQIFDLVKRLGVTVLAAIHDLNMAALYCDRLYVLKEGRIVLHGTPEEVLTPENIFEVFGVRCNTVIHPITGKVSITFIPAGVGA, encoded by the coding sequence ATGCGCCTGCAGATTGAAAATCTAACCTTTTCTTACGGTGAAAACGACGTTGTCAGCGACGTCAGCCTTCATGTAAACAGGGGAGAGTTCGTAGGGCTGATCGGTCCAAACGGCAGCGGGAAATCAACCATATTAAAAAATATTTACAAAGCACTGGTGCCAGACGGGGGGAGAGTTACCCTCGACGGGGAGAACCTGCTGACCATGAGCCACAGGGAAACAGCCCTTAAACTGGGAGTCTTGGGACAGGAAAATGAAGTTCCCTTTGATTTTCTGGTGGAAGAAGTTGTGGCCATGGGGCGCAGTCCCCACAAGAAGCTGTTTGAATTTGACAATGCCCGGGACAAACAGGTGGTGCGCCGTGCCTTGGCCTACCTGGGGATGGAGAAAATGGCCAAGCGCAACTATATGCATCTTTCGGGGGGTGAAAAGCAGCGGGTCATCTTAGCCCGCGTTATCGCCCAGGAAAGTGATTTTCTCATTTTAGACGAGCCCACGAACCATCTCGATATCAGCTGCCAGTTGCAGATTTTTGATTTGGTTAAACGGCTGGGGGTCACAGTCCTAGCGGCCATTCATGATTTAAATATGGCAGCCCTCTACTGTGACCGCCTCTATGTTCTGAAGGAAGGCAGGATTGTTCTGCACGGGACGCCGGAAGAGGTGCTCACCCCGGAAAACATCTTTGAGGTCTTTGGCGTCCGCTGCAACACGGTCATCCATCCAATTACCGGTAAAGTATCTATCACTTTTATCCCCGCCGGTGTTGGGGCATAA